From a single Saccharomyces kudriavzevii IFO 1802 strain IFO1802 genome assembly, chromosome: 15 genomic region:
- the ADH1 gene encoding alcohol dehydrogenase ADH1 (similar to Saccharomyces cerevisiae ADH5 (YBR145W) and ADH1 (YOL086C); ancestral locus Anc_3.118) — MSIPKTQKGVIFYESHGKLEYKDIPVPKPKANELLINVKYSGVCHTDLHAWHGDWPLPTKLPLVGGHEGAGVVVAMGENVKGWNIGDFAGIKWLNGSCMACEYCELGNESNCPHADLSGYTHDGSFQQYATADAVQAAHVAPGTDLAEVAPVLCAGITVYKALKSANLMAGHWVAISGAAGGLGSLAVQYAKAMGYRVIGIDGGEGKEELFRSIGGEVFVDFTKEKDIVGAVLKATNGGAHGVINVSVSEAAIEASTRYVRANGTTVLVGMPANAKCCSDVFNQVVKSISIVGSYVGNRADTREALDFFSRGLVKSPIKVVGLSTLPEIYEKMEKGQIVGRYVVDTSK, encoded by the coding sequence ATGTCTATCCCAAAAACTCAAAAAGGTGTTATCTTCTACGAATCCCACGGTAAGTTGGAATACAAAGATATTCCAGTTCCAAAGCCAAAGGCCAACGAATTGTTGATCAACGTCAAGTACTCCGGTGTCTGTCACACTGACTTGCACGCTTGGCACGGTGACTGGCCATTGCCAACTAAGTTGCCTTTGGTCGGTGGTCACGAAGGTGCCGGTGTCGTTGTCGCCATGGGTGAAAACGTCAAGGGCTGGAACATCGGTGACTTTGCCGGTATCAAATGGTTGAACGGTTCTTGTATGGCCTGTGAATACTGTGAATTGGGTAACGAATCCAACTGTCCTCACGCTGACTTGTCTGGTTACACCCACGACGGTTCTTTCCAACAATACGCCACCGCTGACGCTGTGCAAGCCGCTCACGTTGCTCCAGGTACCGACTTGGCTGAAGTCGCCCCAGTTTTGTGTGCTGGTATCACTGTTTACAAGGCTTTGAAGTCTGCTAACTTGATGGCCGGTCACTGGGTTGCTATCTCCGGTGCTGCTGGTGGTCTAGGTTCTTTGGCTGTTCAATACGCCAAGGCTATGGGTTACAGAGTCATTGGTATTGACGGTGGTGAAGGTAAGGAAGAATTATTCAGATCCATCGGTGGTGAAGTCTTCGTTGACTTCACTAAGGAAAAGGACATTGTCGGTGCCGTTCTAAAGGCCACCAACGGTGGTGCTCACGGTGTCATCAACGTCTCCGTTTCCGAAGCCGCTATTGAAGCTTCTACCAGATACGTTAGAGCTAACGGTACCACCGTTTTGGTCGGTATGCCAGCTAACGCCAAGTGTTGTTCCGATGTCTTCAACCAAGTCGTCAAGTCTATCTCCATTGTCGGTTCTTACGTCGGTAACAGAGCTGACACCAGAGAAGCTTTGGACTTCTTCTCCAGAGGTTTGGTCAAGTCTCCAATCAAGGTTGTTGGCTTGTCTACCTTGCCAGAAATTTACgaaaagatggaaaaggGTCAAATCGTCGGTAGATACGTTGTTGACACTTCTAAATAA
- the ATG34 gene encoding Atg34p (similar to Saccharomyces cerevisiae ATG34 (YOL083W)), producing MSMDLKRISVETTSFDFVVIDQFKKSAFSAPNTKMKTIKSCVNKFINRFNLYEEQHIFWQPVQKSNARLLLNANDFSQLGTVLHRQITCNIFISEEALKKYNLTICGPYDEFLDDFVPLENNVAKSDNVVVSRKCLSTISEQLSILENYINKTQYQEAGPGKTEEKKYVVLPEDKPELVEFFSHLKTSEQLQEIYNGYRVYETLLQKFDGQKEKMHSFLHEGTSVPEGESMEQIALFEEPKEKKEALATPDDRSLRVDVNHEDNSLHFILYNNADLIVPGNCTFEFSSSASKVYSIKMGPHEIGPKGQKELWYFPSLSAPLVDYTVKIINQNGDVIFIGKCTESNEVTLKSALSSFSTGSFHTLQDPNNVFRADALSSFDESSVMSSPFPNEIDEIYDSGSTLNRPFTWEEI from the coding sequence ATGAGTATGGATTTGAAGAGAATTTCTGTAGAAACGACATCATTCGACTTTGTCGTTATTGAccagttcaaaaaatccgCCTTTTCAGCGCCAAATACCAAGATGAAAACGATCAAGAGTTGCGTTAacaaatttatcaatcGATTTAATTTGTATGAGGAGCAACATATATTTTGGCAACCCGTCCAAAAATCGAATGCCAGATTGCTACTAAATGCCAACGATTTTAGCCAATTAGGAACTGTTTTGCATCGTCAGATAACAtgcaatatttttattagtGAAGaagcattgaaaaaatataatttGACCATATGTGGACCCTACgatgaatttttggatGATTTTGTCCCTCTTGAAAACAACGTTGCGAAGAGTGACAATGTTGTTGTGTCACGGAAGTGTTTAAGCACAATATCTGAACAGCTCTCTATACTTGAAAATTACATAAATAAGACGCAATATCAAGAAGCAGGGCCAGGTAAGacagaagagaagaaatacGTTGTGTTGCCTGAAGATAAGCCCGAACTTGTGGAGTTTTTCTCCCATCTTAAAACTAGTGAGCAATTGCAAGAGATTTACAATGGTTATAGAGTATACGAGACACTCTTACAGAAATTCGATGGccagaaagagaaaatgcACTCCTTTTTGCACGAAGGTACCTCAGTCCCAGAGGGCGAAAGTATGGAGCAAATAGCACTATTTGAAGAaccaaaggaaaagaaggaagctTTAGCAACGCCAGACGATCGGTCATTACGTGTTGATGTAAATCATGAAGATAATTCACTGCACTTTATATTGTACAACAACGCAGACTTGATAGTTCCAGGGAATTGCACATTTGAATTCTCTAGTTCTGCTTCCAAAGTATACAGTATCAAAATGGGGCCACACGAAATAGGCCCGAAAGGACAAAAAGAACTATGGTATTTTCCATCTTTATCTGCTCCGCTTGTCGATTACACAGTTAAAATCATTAACCAGAATGGAGATGTCATTTTTATCGGTAAATGTACCGAATCAAATGAAGTAACTTTGAAATCCGCGTTATCCTCTTTTTCGACGGGTAGTTTCCATACGTTACAGGACCCAAATAATGTTTTCCGTGCAGACGCACTCTCTTCGTTTGATGAATCAAGTGTTATGAGCTCCCCTTTTCCAAATGAGATAGACGAGATCTATGATTCTGGGTCTACGTTAAATAGACCATTCACGTGGGAAGAAATATAG
- the DUF1 gene encoding Duf1p (similar to Saccharomyces cerevisiae DUF1 (YOL087C); ancestral locus Anc_3.115) codes for MDQLTVSYGLISPDYCTSPDAHILPITKILYPDVPGKDYFLTSGRDGSIILHKNTQLSNGLRSKTTASSNDAIRMQVHSDWASDLIHVNMKNTDPSGGDTFISVSHDFSIVLVSVNAQLTTWEKKIIGDHDDYIKCIVPINYDMLHGYGLDEREGSADADYDDTNNRFAIDDRNYFIFATGGLDRKIKVWCLSNGAEKMVTLLHTFDNAQSNDTGSIYSMSSVVPKYNCGDDETARSFDLVAGDCNGDLIFYSCRDRKEVMRIENAHKTNIKVVRTVNDSSRLISTSSDGVINVWDLNCMRDKTSGVIQVPNKIGSWSWDSSIWCVQGTSLDQLYFGDSRGNVMRANLSSYENAKLSRIFKPDRQHHHHHHHEHEEQKTSSNTDAKVKKYGGILDIALLSNGKLLFSFCTDSNLNELNLTDNHFSVNEGGFALTRSSLLTNRRHVITENTRGQMQRWDIVSCELLNTFDLSEGSFDDIVMKYTSKEILSHWCTVSVKVGMLFVKINPKFLKTEIYGSALNDYEVVNNIEVNSDERYNLGKIVINSLFNEFISYEVQRDKLLRKKIFSLKKKDLSNSLTLDTGYNAESKKNNKDKKRKSTFKLGSTLSIGNTNGSVTPPNSAPATPVMRETIALEEQPLLQFPIDKTMDDSLELVQPVAASKKPYFRTQSSGSLLSRKFKSFRSTSGRATTGLNTPEESKGNLLDSAHVINDESAVLQTNNTTQSSKDATPESVLWNHPFKLEQKLSAISSQELPSNRLRSAESSRANSALTLEGSENKNPEFMPDLLEQIQESYRQQYMNTSSLKYLTKRLPVTKIIKASSCPIIKVKSVTLILVHLWKEGSCGGRVLFSTLLPPSRVDSEIVNGGKENSKVPDDEELDLQAVDDDKLGQYDLIDSDLKNRLNRRQIFEQLEENLPYWFAKALFRDIKTVEEQPKLNFLIMPWSVVTRSENDDKKKEASASDSAESSGNDSSDSSLGNVNEAVSPSTQQQFHNMLKFGRPKTSEQELNPTDLPKISEANVKLVAPGMIRVKKIKLYVADRFETKTPEMKAKIEPSIWLDLLCRGQVLENDMTLNTVRTLYWKSQGDILLEYRRKVHSSPLVHEVNGNGGK; via the coding sequence ATGGATCAGTTAACAGTGAGCTATGGTTTGATTTCCCCAGATTATTGCACTTCACCAGATGCGCACATTTTACCAATAACAAAAATCTTATATCCAGATGTGCCTGGTAAAGACTATTTTCTGACTTCAGGAAGGGATGGTTCTATCATCCTGCACAAGAATACGCAACTTTCGAATGGCCTTAGGTCGAAGACCACTGCCTCTTCAAACGATGCGATAAGAATGCAAGTTCATAGCGATTGGGCAAGCGATCTAATACATGTTAATATGAAAAACACAGACCCATCTGGCGGAGACACATTCATATCAGTAAGCCATGATTTCTCCATAGTGTTAGTTAGCGTGAATGCTCAATTGACTACCtgggaaaagaaaataattgGGGATCACGACGATTATATCAAGTGTATAGTACCTATAAATTATGATATGTTGCATGGTTATGGACTTGATGAACGCGAGGGCAGCGCCGATGCTGATTATGACGATACCAACAATAGATTTGCCATTGATGACCGTAATTACTTCATCTTCGCAACAGGTGGTTTAGatagaaaaattaaagttTGGTGTCTAAGCAACGGGGCAGAAAAAATGGTCACTCTACTTCACACCTTTGATAATGCTCAATCAAACGATACAGGGTCTATATATTCTATGAGTTCGGTCGTCCCAAAATACAATTGTGGTGACGATGAAACAGCACGTTCCTTTGATTTAGTTGCCGGAGATTGTAATGGTGATTTAATTTTCTATTCATGTAGGGATCGTAAAGAAGTTATGAGAATTGAAAACGCCCACAAGACTAACATCAAAGTAGTAAGAACGGTTAATGACTCTTCAAGATTGATAAGTACTAGTTCAGACGGTGTGATAAATGTATGGGATTTGAATTGTATGCGCGATAAGACTAGTGGTGTTATTCAGGTGCCTAATAAGATTGGTTCTTGGTCCTGGGATTCTTCAATATGGTGCGTCCAAGGAACAAGCCTAGATCAACTGTATTTTGGTGACTCTCGAGGGAATGTGATGAGGGCAAACTTATCCAGTTATGAAAATGCTAaactttcaagaatatttAAACCTGATCGTCAgcatcatcaccatcatcatcacgAACACGAGGAACAGAAAACATCAAGTAATACCGACGcaaaggtaaaaaaatacggCGGCATTCTAGATATTGCTCTTTTATCAAATGGAAAGCTGCTATTCTCATTCTGCACAGACTCAAACCTAAATGAACTCAATTTGACCGATAACCATTTCAGTGTCAACGAAGGAGGATTTGCGCTAACAAGAAGTTCACTTTTAACCAACAGGAGGCATGTAATAACAGAAAACACGAGGGGCCAAATGCAACGATGGGATATTGTGTCATGTGAGCTTTTAAACACTTTCGATTTATCAGAAGGTTCCTTTGATGATATCGTAATGAAGTACACTTCAAAGGAAATCTTATCCCATTGGTGTACCGTTTCAGTTAAAGTTGGCATGCTTTTTGTGAAAATAAATCCAAAATTCCTGAAAACGGAGATTTATGGATCTGCATTGAATGATTATGAGGTTGTGAACAATATCGAAGTCAACTCGGATGAGAGATATAATTTGGGTAAAATCGTCATAAATTCACTTTTCAACGAATTCATATCATATGAAGTTCAAAGAGATAAACTtttgaggaagaaaatttttagtttgaagaagaaagacTTAAGCAACTCATTAACCTTAGACACCGGATACAACGCTGAatccaaaaagaataataaagacaagaaaagaaaatcaactttCAAATTAGGCTCGACTTTGTCCATTGGAAACACCAATGGCAGTGTAACTCCACCAAATTCGGCCCCTGCGACCCCAGTAATGAGAGAAACTATAGCCTTGGAAGAACAACCATTGTTGCAATTCCCCATTGATAAGACAATGGATGATTCTTTAGAATTAGTTCAACCAGTGGCTGCATCCAAAAAACCATATTTTAGGACTCAAAGTTCTGGCTCTCTATTAAGTAGAAAATTTAAATCTTTTAGGTCTACTTCTGGCCGTGCTACAACCGGGTTAAACACCCCAGAGGAGTCTAAAGGAAATTTGTTAGATAGTGCGCACGTTATCAATGATGAATCTGCAGTCCTGCAAACGAACAATACAACTCAATCATCCAAAGATGCAACCCCTGAATCCGTTTTATGGAACCATCCTTTCAAGCTTGAACAAAAACTATCTGCTATCTCGTCGCAAGAATTACCCAGTAACAGATTAAGGTCTGCTGAAAGCTCCAGAGCAAACTCCGCACTAACATTAGAGGGCAGCGAAAATAAAAACCCGGAATTTATGCCTGATTTACTTGAGCAAATTCAAGAGTCGTACAGACAACAATATATGAATACTTCTTCCCTGAAATATCTGACTAAAAGGCTTCCAGTCACTAAGATAATCAAGGCTAGCTCATGTCCAATAATCAAAGTCAAATCCGTCACATTAATATTGGTTcatctttggaaagaagGGTCGTGTGGCGGCAgagttttattttcgaCCCTTTTACCACCGTCTCGTGTTGACAGTGAAATTGTCAACGGCGGGAAAGAAAACTCTAAAGTGccagatgatgaagagttAGACCTTCAGGCTGtagatgatgataaattAGGGCAATATGATCTTATTGATAGTGATTTAAAAAACCGATTAAACAGAAGACAAATTTTCGAACAATTAGAGGAAAATTTACCATATTGGTTCGCCAAAGCCTTATTTAGGGATATCAAGACTGTAGAAGAGCAACCGAAGTTAAATTTCTTAATCATGCCGTGGTCCGTCGTTACTAGAAGCGAAAATGAcgacaagaagaaggaagcTAGTGCGTCAGATAGCGCAGAATCTTCCGGTAACGATAGCAGCGATAGTAGCCTCGGTAATGTCAATGAAGCTGTTTCCCCATCCACACAGCAGCAATTCCATAATATGCTGAAGTTTGGTCGTCCGAAAACAAGTGAACAAGAATTGAACCCAACGGATTTACCCAAAATTTCTGAGGCGAATGTCAAATTAGTTGCACCTGGAATGATtagagtgaaaaaaatcaagctATATGTTGCTGATAGGTTTGAAACGAAAACGCCTGAAATGAAAGCCAAAATAGAACCTAGTATTTGGTTGGACTTATTATGCAGAGGCCAGGTGCTAGAAAACGACATGACTTTAAACACCGTTAGAACTCTTTACTGGAAATCTCAAGGAGACATACTTCTAGAGTACAGAAGAAAAGTACATAGTTCACCTCTAGTTCATGAGGTCAATGGGAATGGGGGGAAATGA
- the ATG19 gene encoding Atg19p (similar to Saccharomyces cerevisiae ATG19 (YOL082W); ancestral locus Anc_3.120): MSASRGYPLTVCDERNRFNLIMPTLDADIILWCIGQYYTLKDATGCKHMFWQPNNKSNVQILLNSQDYGRLFKYLQSEKKCTIYIGEEAIRNYGLTISTYFGDFLDNVVLEKKENSCKKDSHEGPTGPERITSESAPDEQISSHLTANVLVPRETLDRFTEQLFKLEESLNDMELKQKSTALADKKLDQKICGTIDIPEDNPELVSFFTELKTVKQLENVFQRYRDYESLLAKCCAETERETTKDLLKEEIAVSKNAEVSERLDDRSLQVTVNFRDGSLYFHLYNNTNSVLAGNCKLKFTNDNDKPTTRIIEMGPHEIGIKEHKELRYFPYTPELITSSTIAIENEYEEVIFVGKHGRSPRVSLKPPSRLSVESLQASQDHFYDFRIDSLPELDDSSIISTSISLSCEDDDCGKAMTWEEL, encoded by the coding sequence ATGAGCGCATCAAGGGGGTACCCCTTAACCGTTTGCGATGAACGTAATAGATTTAATCTGATCATGCCGACCTTAGATGCGGATATCATCCTCTGGTGTATTGGACAGTATTATACTCTGAAAGATGCCACTGGGTGCAAGCACATGTTTTGGCAACCAAATAATAAGTCAAACGTCCAAATATTGCTTAATAGTCAAGATTATGGTCGCTTATTTAAGTATTTGcaatctgaaaaaaagtgtaCAATTTACATTGGAGAAGAAGCGATCAGAAATTACGGATTAACTATTTCTACATACTTTGGAGACTTCTTGGACAATGTGGTCCttgagaagaaagaaaactcATGTAAAAAGGACTCACATGAAGGGCCCACGGGGCCAGAGAGAATTACTTCAGAATCTGCTCCCGATGAGCAGATAAGCTCTCATCTCACGGCAAATGTCTTAGTTCCACGAGAAACCTTGGACAGATTCACAGAACAGCTATTCAAATTGGAAGAATCTCTAAATGACATGGAACTCAAACAAAAGTCCACTGCGCTTGCAGACAAGAAGCTTGACCAAAAAATATGTGGCACAATTGATATACCGGAAGATAACCCCGAATTGGTGAGTTTCTTCACggaattgaaaacagtCAAACAACTTGAGAACGTATTTCAACGTTATCGTGACTATGAGAGCTTACTAGCAAAATGCTGTGCGGAAACGGAAAGGGAAACTACCAAGGACctcttgaaagaagaaatcgcGGTTTCTAAAAATGCTGAGGTGTCAGAACGCTTAGATGACCGTTCGCTGCAAGTTACAGTGAATTTTAGAGACGGTTCGTtgtattttcatttgtaCAACAACACTAATTCCGTACTGGCAGGCAACTGCAAACTAAAATTCACTAATGATAACGATAAGCCGACCACACGAATTATTGAAATGGGTCCTCATGAAATAGGAATTAAGGAACACAAGGAGTTGCGGTACTTTCCCTACACACCTGAACTGATAACTTCTTCCACGATCGCAATAGAGAACGAGTATGAGGAAGTGATATTTGTGGGTAAACATGGTAGATCTCCAAGGGTCAGCCTAAAACCACCTTCAAGATTGTCTGTGGAGAGTTTGCAGGCATCCCAAGATCACTTTTACGACTTTCGAATCGACTCACTCCCAGAACTAGATGACTCCAGTATCATAAGCACGTCTATATCACTTTCTTGTGAGGATGACGACTGCGGGAAGGCGATGACCTGGGAAGAGCTATAG
- the MHF1 gene encoding Mhf1p (similar to Saccharomyces cerevisiae MHF1 (YOL086W-A); ancestral locus Anc_3.116): MNEDGERAQLKARLWVYVEERLQQVLSSEEANYTPKFINSLLELAYLQLGEMGSDLQAFAEHAGRDVVNESDFRLYLRRQPELQEQLTGRK, from the coding sequence ATGAATGAGGATGGCGAGAGGGCCCAACTGAAGGCCAGACTGTGGGTCTACGTAGAAGAACGATTACAACAGGTGTTATCTTCCGAAGAAGCAAATTATACACCGAAGTTCATAAACTCGTTGCTGGAGCTAGCATACTTGCAATTGGGAGAGATGGGGAGCGATTTGCAGGCATTTGCAGAACATGCTGGAAGAGATGTGGTCAATGAAAGCGACTTCAGGCTGTACTTGAGGAGACAACCTGAATTACAGGAACAACTCAcaggaagaaaatag
- the PHM7 gene encoding Phm7p (similar to Saccharomyces cerevisiae PHM7 (YOL084W); ancestral locus Anc_3.119): MADSSDTGSSTSAFVITLIANGLVGITFVWLFLLLRPKNRRVYEPRSLKDVQTIPEEERTDPVPEGYFGWVEYLLSKPHSFLIQHTGVDGYFLIRYIGIVGSLSFMGCLIILPILLPVNATSGNNLKGFDLLSFSNVSNKNRFYAHVFLSWIFFGMFTYIIYKELYYYVVFRHAMQTTPLYDGLLSSRTVIITELHKDIAQEGEMQMRFPKASDVAFAHDLSDLQELCKERAKNAAKYEAALNKVLNKCVKMTRNKTQEQLDKLYNNGTKPKEDLETYVPYKKRPKHRLGKLPLCLGGKKVSTLSYSSKRIGELNDEIHEKQADWASNDRQPACFIQFESQLEAQRCFQSVEAILGTTHFGKCFIGHSPEDINWDTMRLSGKERHSRRAVANTIMVLLIIFWAIPVTVVGAISNINFLTDKVPFLQFINNMPDFLMGIITGLLPIIALAILMSLVPPFILKLGKMSGCVTAQETDLYCQAWYYAFSVVEIFLVVTAASSASSTVDSIIDDPSSAMTLLASNLPKASNFYIMYFLLKGLTGPTWSILQAANLVLSKFLGRFLDSTPRQKWKRYNTLSIPRMGVVYPGIEVLVCIYICYSIIAPILLFFSTVMLSLIYVVYLYNLNYVFGFSFDLKGRNYPRALFQIFVGIYLSEVCLLGLFIMAKTWGPLVLEVVWIVVTALAHIYMKRKFMPLLDAVPLSAIRYARGESGYSYPTSDLGSQEIRDIAEEMKGKYESDNTHGILTPVTRDDLKKADLIPDNNNTPENNGLVNPFESSSERTSSYRSNGDGDSMKKMNEPVIKKSSTLSSSAKNRDNNAAGNESTFVPENDKFRKFHYSDVEALRNKRPYGDDDHEQHGPEGALPVNADSGVIYSNPAAVMKEPQAFPPDVLETNTWSQRILQFFSPRKSYPFDEVRTRFPYVFNTSIEYDEEYLNAAYTDPCVREKDPIVWCCKDPLGVSKQQIQEARSNGLDVSDDFTRYDEKGKVIFTYNPPDYEPEVKK; encoded by the coding sequence ATGGCTGACAGCAGTGACACAGGTTCTTCGACTTCGGCGTTCGTTATAACGCTGATTGCCAACGGCCTCGTCGGCATCACATTTGTTTGGCTCTTCTTGCTACTACGGCCCAAGAATAGAAGAGTGTACGAACCACGGTCGCTAAAGGACGTTCAGACCATTCCAGAGGAAGAGAGAACAGACCCAGTGCCCGAGGGCTATTTTGGGTGGGTCGAGTACCTGCTCTCTAAACCGCACTCATTCCTTATCCAGCACACAGGCGTGGACGGGTACTTTCTGATTCGGTACATCGGGATCGTTGGCTCGCTTTCGTTTATGGGCTGTTTGATCATTCTTCCCATCTTGCTCCCTGTAAACGCGACCAGCGGCAACAACCTGAAAGGGTTTGACCTGCTGTCATTTTCAAACGTCTCCAACAAGAACCGGTTTTACGCGCACGTCTTCCTCTCCTGGATCTTCTTCGGCATGTTCACGTACATCATCTACAAGGAGCTGTACTATTACGTCGTGTTTAGACACGCCATGCAGACCACCCCGCTATACGATGGGCTGCTTTCCTCTAGAACGGTCATTATCACTGAATTGCACAAGGACATCGCTCAAGAGGGGGAGATGCAGATGCGTTTCCCCAAGGCCTCTGACGTGGCCTTTGCGCATGACCTGTCGGACTTGCAGGAGCTGTGCAAGGAAAGAGCCAAGAACGCCGCCAAGTACGAGGCCGCCTTGAATAAAGTTCTGAACAAGTGCGTGAAAATGACCAGAAACAAGACCCAGGAGCAGCTCGACAAGCTGTACAACAACGGTACCAAGCCAAAGGAGGACTTGGAGACCTATGTACCCTACAAGAAACGGCCCAAGCATCGTTTGGGGAAATTGCCGCTTTGTCTGGGCGGCAAGAAGGTCAGTACGCTGTCGTACTCCAGTAAGAGGATTGGCGAATTAAACGACGAGATTCACGAAAAACAGGCTGATTGGGCCAGCAACGATAGGCAACCTGCCTGCTTCATCCAGTTCGAGTCCCAGTTGGAGGCGCAAAGATGCTTCCAATCCGTGGAAGCGATACTAGGTACAACCCATTTCGGTAAGTGTTTCATTGGCCACTCCCCAGAAGACATTAACTGGGACACGATGCGTCTCAGTGGAAAGGAAAGACATTCCAGAAGAGCTGTGGCAAATACCATCATGGTCTTGCTCATCATATTCTGGGCTATCCCCGTTACCGTGGTTGGTGCCATTTCCAACATCAACTTCCTCACCGATAAAGTCCCCTTCTTACAGTTCATCAATAATATGCCCGATTTTTTGATGGGCATCATTACCGGCTTGCTCCCCATCATTGCGCTAGCCATCTTGATGTCTTTGGTCCCCCCTTTTATCTTAAAGCTGGGGAAAATGAGCGGTTGCGTTACTGCGCAGGAAACTGATCTGTATTGCCAAGCTTGGTACTATGCATTTTCAGTCGTCGAAATTTTCTTAGTCGTCACCGCCGCTTCTTCCGCATCCTCCACCGTTGACTCGATCATTGACGATCCGAGCTCCGCCATGACGCTGCTGGCAAGCAACTTGCCCAAGGCATCCAATTTCTACATCATGTATTTTCTATTGAAGGGTCTAACAGGCCCCACATGGTCGATTTTGCAGGCGGCTAACCTGGTGCTAAGCAAATTTTTGGGCAGATTTTTGGATTCCACCCCAAGACAAAAATGGAAACGCTACAATACACTCTCCATTCCTCGTATGGGTGTTGTCTACCCCGGTATTGAGGTCCTGGTATGTATTTACATCTGTTACTCGATCATTGCTCCTATACTGTTGTTTTTCAGTACGGTGATGCTGTCTTTAATCTACGTCGTCTACTTGTACAACCTAAACTATGTTTTTGGGTTCTCCTTCGATCTAAAGGGACGTAATTATCCGAGAGCGCTTTTCCAGATTTTTGTGGGGATTTACTTGAGTGAAGTATGTTTGCTCGGGTTGTTTATCATGGCTAAAACCTGGGGCCCTCTGGTGCTGGAAGTGGTTTGGATTGTAGTTACTGCCCTGGCTCACATTTAcatgaaaaggaaattcATGCCGTTATTAGATGCGGTTCCCCTGAGCGCCATCAGATACGCAAGAGGCGAATCTGGTTATTCTTACCCCACGTCAGACCTTGGTTCCCAAGAAATAAGGGATATCGCGGAGGAAATGAAGGGTAAGTATGAAAGCGACAATACTCACGGGATTTTAACTCCCGTTACCAGGGAcgatttgaagaaagccGATCTAATACCTGACAACAATAATACTCCGGAGAACAATGGGCTAGTTAACCCATTTGAATCTAGCTCTGAACGTACTTCGTCCTACCGATCCAACGGGGACGGTgattcaatgaagaaaatgaatgaGCCagttatcaaaaaatcaagcaCCCTTTCCTCTTCCGCCAAGAATAGGGATAACAACGCTGCTGGCAACGAATCTACCTTTGTTCCAGAGAATGATAAATTCCGCAAGTTCCATTACAGCGATGTAGAGGCACTAAGAAACAAACGCCCTTATGGCGATGATGATCACGAACAACATGGACCCGAAGGTGCCCTACCAGTTAATGCGGACTCGGGAGTCATCTACAGCAACCCGGCAGCAGTGATGAAAGAACCGCAGGCATTCCCACCGGACGTTTTGGAAACCAACACATGGTCGCAAAGAATTttacaatttttcagtcCAAGAAAATCGTACCCGTTTGACGAGGTCAGAACGAGGTTCCCATATGTTTTCAACACCAGTATTgaatatgatgaagaatacTTGAACGCCGCATATACCGATCCTTGTGTCAGAGAAAAAGATCCTATAGTGTGGTGCTGTAAGGACCCATTGGGTGTTTCCAAACagcaaattcaagaagCGAGGTCCAATGGTTTGGATGTAAGTGATGATTTCACAAGGTATGATGAAAAAGGTAAAGTCATTTTTACTTACAACCCCCCCGATTACGAGCCAGAGGTTAAAAAGTGA